The Natronogracilivirga saccharolytica genome includes a window with the following:
- the cysS gene encoding cysteine--tRNA ligase, with translation MQVHIYNTLTRKKEPFKPLKEGFVGIYVCGPTVYGDPHLGHAKSYISFDVVVRYFRYLGYRVRYVQNITDVGHLTDDADEGEDKMAKQSRIERLEPMELAEKYTYRYFRDMDRLRVQRPDISPRATGHIPEQIAMIKRLIEKGHAYEADGNVYFDVTTLPDYGKLSGRSLDEAESGSRVETSSDKKNPADFALWKKADESHIMQWDSPWGYGFPGWHIECSAMATKYLGRTIDIHGGGLENQFPHHECEIAQCEGAHDEPFVRYWMHNNMVTLNGQKMGKSLGNAISLEEFFTGSHKLLSRSWSPDIIRFFLLQSHYRSTTDFSESALESTEAGYQNLSEILDLIYQAGGESDDSNSQSGEKSTGQSGKASGSSTGKNGDSFDLQALQDGLHERMNDDFNTAKAIGFLFEKLRPLKPALQKGDIPANISELSGFITVFCRDVLAIWNPAEKETSGSDVPFDEVMQLLLDIRQQARKNKDWAMADTIRDRLKEAGITIEDGPDGSVYKKS, from the coding sequence ATGCAAGTACATATTTACAATACACTGACGAGAAAAAAAGAGCCATTCAAACCTTTGAAAGAGGGTTTTGTAGGGATTTACGTCTGTGGCCCTACAGTTTACGGTGACCCTCACCTCGGGCACGCCAAGAGTTACATCAGTTTCGATGTGGTTGTACGATATTTCCGCTACCTGGGCTACCGTGTCCGGTACGTGCAAAATATTACCGATGTCGGCCACCTGACCGACGATGCCGATGAAGGGGAAGACAAAATGGCCAAACAGTCGCGCATCGAACGCCTGGAGCCCATGGAACTGGCGGAAAAATACACCTATCGCTACTTCAGGGATATGGACAGGCTTCGCGTTCAGCGACCGGATATCTCCCCGCGTGCAACCGGCCACATCCCGGAACAGATAGCCATGATCAAGCGGCTCATTGAAAAAGGCCATGCCTACGAAGCTGACGGAAACGTCTATTTTGATGTCACCACACTTCCGGATTACGGAAAATTGAGCGGACGCAGTCTGGATGAAGCGGAAAGCGGCTCCCGCGTCGAGACCAGCAGTGACAAGAAAAATCCCGCCGACTTTGCTCTCTGGAAAAAAGCCGATGAGTCACACATCATGCAATGGGACTCTCCCTGGGGATACGGTTTCCCCGGCTGGCACATAGAGTGTTCCGCAATGGCTACCAAGTATCTCGGGCGCACCATCGATATCCACGGAGGCGGTCTGGAAAACCAGTTTCCACACCATGAGTGCGAGATAGCACAGTGCGAAGGAGCCCACGACGAGCCATTTGTCCGTTACTGGATGCACAACAACATGGTGACCCTGAACGGTCAGAAAATGGGCAAGTCACTCGGAAACGCCATTTCACTGGAGGAGTTTTTCACAGGAAGCCACAAATTGCTCAGCAGATCCTGGTCGCCGGATATCATCCGTTTTTTCCTGCTTCAAAGTCATTACCGCAGCACCACCGATTTTTCCGAGTCTGCGCTGGAATCAACAGAGGCCGGCTATCAGAATCTGTCGGAAATCCTGGATCTGATCTATCAGGCTGGCGGTGAGAGCGATGACAGCAATAGTCAGTCCGGAGAAAAGAGCACCGGCCAAAGTGGCAAGGCTTCCGGTTCATCCACGGGCAAAAACGGTGACAGTTTTGACCTTCAGGCGCTTCAGGATGGCCTGCATGAACGCATGAATGATGACTTCAATACGGCCAAGGCCATCGGATTTCTGTTTGAAAAGCTCAGGCCTTTGAAACCGGCATTGCAGAAAGGCGACATCCCGGCCAATATCTCCGAACTTTCCGGATTCATCACTGTGTTCTGCAGAGACGTGCTTGCCATATGGAATCCCGCAGAAAAAGAGACATCCGGGTCGGATGTTCCGTTTGACGAGGTGATGCAGCTTCTGCTGGACATCCGCCAGCAGGCACGAAAGAACAAAGACTGGGCGATGGCTGATACTATTCGTGACCGTCTCAAAGAGGCCGGCATAACAATCGAAGACGGACCCGATGGCTCCGTTTATAAAAAATCCTGA
- a CDS encoding glycerate kinase type-2 family protein, whose translation MTDEKIDLLYKKQNTEVRELFLHGLEEVTPGKIIQSSVSLSGDELVVCGRAYDLKELGKVWVFGSGKAAGHMAESLENILGSRVYDGIVICPYGLKTGTTRIQQFEASHPVPDLNSHTATLELIDVAGDVRENDLVLFVLSGGSSSLLCSPPEEIDLEDIRELNRQLLSCGAPIREMNRIRKSVSGVKGGKLRDVFGKAIVEVLAVSDVPDNDPAVIGSGPLVHDPVPSGEALRLLEKYQIDKKVPRSIIKFLGKDDHSDVAPPELKTYYNILASVEKVAEGIREEAGKRGYHTWLNDGFVTGEARKVARQIAGKAFKVLENGDPVSLPAALIFYGETTVTVTGSGKGGRNQEMALAMALAIEGKRGITFLSAGTDGRDGETNAAGAVCNSMTAAGAREIGIDPESYLENNDSWNFFRKTDGLVITGVTGNNLMDIQIVLIEK comes from the coding sequence ATGACCGACGAAAAGATTGACCTGCTGTACAAAAAACAGAATACGGAAGTAAGGGAGCTGTTTCTGCATGGTCTTGAAGAAGTTACTCCCGGGAAAATAATTCAGTCATCGGTTTCGCTTTCCGGTGACGAACTGGTCGTGTGCGGAAGGGCCTATGACTTGAAGGAGCTCGGGAAAGTCTGGGTTTTTGGTTCGGGAAAAGCCGCGGGGCATATGGCGGAATCTCTTGAGAATATTCTCGGGAGCCGTGTTTACGATGGCATTGTGATCTGTCCTTATGGACTGAAAACCGGAACAACCCGAATTCAGCAGTTTGAGGCTTCCCACCCGGTACCGGATCTCAACAGCCACACAGCCACACTTGAGCTTATTGATGTTGCCGGGGATGTCAGGGAGAATGATCTTGTACTCTTTGTGCTGAGCGGCGGAAGCTCATCGCTGCTATGCTCTCCGCCGGAAGAAATTGACCTTGAAGACATCCGTGAGCTGAACCGGCAGCTGCTGAGCTGCGGTGCTCCGATTCGCGAAATGAACAGGATCCGGAAAAGTGTTTCCGGAGTGAAAGGAGGCAAACTCCGTGACGTCTTCGGCAAGGCCATAGTGGAAGTGCTTGCCGTATCGGATGTTCCGGACAATGATCCGGCTGTGATCGGCAGCGGTCCTTTGGTGCATGACCCCGTTCCTTCAGGCGAGGCATTGCGTCTGCTTGAAAAGTATCAGATCGATAAAAAAGTCCCGCGCAGTATCATTAAGTTTCTTGGAAAGGATGATCACTCTGATGTCGCGCCGCCGGAGCTTAAAACGTACTACAATATTCTGGCCAGTGTAGAAAAAGTTGCCGAAGGTATACGGGAAGAAGCCGGGAAAAGAGGATACCATACATGGCTTAATGACGGTTTTGTTACCGGTGAGGCCCGAAAAGTGGCTCGTCAGATTGCTGGAAAAGCTTTTAAGGTTCTGGAGAACGGAGATCCGGTTTCGCTTCCCGCGGCATTGATATTTTACGGTGAGACAACGGTCACCGTTACCGGTTCCGGTAAAGGCGGCCGGAACCAGGAAATGGCTCTGGCCATGGCCCTGGCCATTGAAGGCAAACGCGGCATCACCTTTCTGAGCGCCGGAACGGATGGCCGCGACGGAGAGACGAACGCAGCCGGGGCGGTTTGCAACAGCATGACGGCAGCGGGGGCCAGAGAGATAGGTATTGATCCCGAATCATATCTCGAGAACAATGACTCCTGGAATTTTTTCAGAAAGACAGACGGATTGGTAATTACGGGCGTTACGGGTAATAACCTGATGGATATTCAAATTGTGCTGATTGAAAAATGA
- a CDS encoding VWA domain-containing protein, with protein MAYFSDELFSRLQAHRDERTLKIREGLFFAALFFLIIALAGPKVGTEVREVTREQLDLIVALDLSLSMKAEDVRPSRLEKSRFEIGRMIDHMQNDRVGLIVFTGHAMLHCPLTTDYAAFRMFLDIAEPDIMPSTTTDFRPMFREAVSAFESSGNSESNRGSDPARVLVIFSDGEDHFDRYSEPLQELMGMNVHIFAVGIGTEEGGRIPVPHPETGELLDYHRDRHGQIVTTHLVPETLREMAEITDGQYYQISRTAHNIEGFVRQLQQFDRSTFATEEVTEYRNRYGIPAVFGAICLIAMLLIPGYRRH; from the coding sequence ATGGCCTATTTTTCAGATGAACTCTTTTCCCGCCTTCAGGCACACCGGGATGAAAGGACGCTGAAAATCAGGGAAGGACTGTTTTTTGCGGCACTTTTTTTCCTGATAATTGCGCTTGCAGGTCCCAAGGTGGGAACGGAAGTCAGGGAGGTGACCCGGGAACAGCTTGACCTGATTGTTGCCCTGGACCTGTCTCTCAGTATGAAAGCGGAGGATGTGCGTCCCAGCCGGCTTGAAAAATCGCGGTTTGAAATTGGCCGGATGATTGACCATATGCAGAATGACCGGGTCGGACTGATCGTGTTCACCGGTCATGCGATGCTTCATTGTCCGCTGACAACCGATTATGCCGCATTCCGTATGTTTCTGGATATTGCCGAGCCCGATATCATGCCGTCAACCACCACGGACTTCCGTCCGATGTTCCGGGAGGCGGTTTCCGCTTTTGAATCATCCGGAAACAGCGAAAGCAACCGGGGGAGTGATCCTGCAAGGGTACTGGTGATATTCTCCGACGGGGAAGATCATTTCGACAGATACAGTGAACCGCTTCAGGAACTGATGGGGATGAATGTTCATATTTTTGCGGTCGGCATCGGCACTGAAGAAGGGGGAAGAATTCCCGTTCCGCACCCCGAAACCGGCGAACTTCTGGATTATCATCGTGACAGACATGGGCAAATAGTCACAACACATCTTGTCCCTGAAACACTCAGGGAAATGGCGGAGATCACCGACGGCCAGTACTATCAAATATCACGAACCGCTCACAATATTGAAGGTTTTGTCAGACAGCTGCAGCAGTTTGACCGCAGCACCTTTGCCACGGAAGAGGTTACGGAATACAGGAACCGTTATGGCATTCCGGCTGTATTTGGGGCTATTTGTCTTATAGCCATGTTGCTTATACCCGGGTATCGTCGCCATTGA
- a CDS encoding ATP-grasp domain-containing protein, with protein MKKSLRDVKSVLVLGIENNIVLPVIRALGRLMPHAKIFTQSPISNGRPAWASSKYIADHYYFHTTGDSDNLREVIACIERTQADIIIPANEDYVRWVSKNKDTINKHTLVPPLPSPTQFDQLVPKHKLNEFLIDHNLPHANNYRLDDPILHNWNIEVTHLILKPIRGSSGTGMKKISSIKELHETIQNLDPEKYFLQEEIDGEIMDCSLLAIDGEIKAWSIKKNLAKVGYNFSTAMEFIEHNEIYKTTCKLVELSGYSGLANLDYCLDKKDGQPKPIDFNARFWVSLLGAKAAGIDYTELYCLAAFGHSISRREYNKCIYLMGKSAMNHYRKKVLSPFSKHSSTCIHTDLWDRVTDPKPEILQLIRNRYRSGVT; from the coding sequence ATGAAAAAATCACTTAGAGATGTTAAATCAGTACTCGTATTAGGTATTGAAAATAATATTGTACTTCCTGTAATCAGGGCATTAGGACGATTAATGCCGCATGCCAAAATATTTACGCAATCACCCATCAGTAATGGCCGGCCGGCATGGGCATCTTCTAAATATATCGCGGATCACTATTATTTTCATACAACCGGAGACTCTGACAATTTAAGGGAGGTAATCGCCTGCATTGAACGCACGCAAGCCGATATCATAATTCCGGCCAATGAAGACTATGTTCGATGGGTATCCAAAAATAAAGACACCATCAACAAACACACACTTGTCCCACCTCTTCCATCACCCACGCAATTTGATCAGCTGGTTCCGAAACATAAGCTGAATGAGTTTTTAATCGATCACAATCTTCCGCACGCCAATAATTATCGGCTTGATGATCCCATTTTGCACAACTGGAATATTGAAGTTACTCATCTTATTCTAAAACCGATTCGTGGATCGTCGGGCACGGGAATGAAAAAAATAAGTAGTATTAAAGAGTTGCATGAAACCATCCAAAATCTGGACCCGGAAAAATATTTCCTGCAGGAAGAGATTGATGGCGAAATAATGGACTGCAGTTTACTTGCAATTGATGGCGAAATAAAAGCCTGGTCCATTAAAAAAAATCTTGCGAAAGTTGGCTATAACTTTTCTACTGCCATGGAGTTTATCGAGCACAACGAGATATATAAAACAACGTGTAAGCTGGTTGAGCTTTCAGGGTATAGTGGATTGGCAAATCTGGATTATTGTCTGGATAAAAAAGACGGTCAGCCAAAACCGATTGATTTTAACGCCCGATTTTGGGTCTCTCTTTTAGGTGCGAAAGCAGCCGGGATTGATTATACTGAACTGTACTGCCTGGCAGCTTTTGGCCACTCAATAAGCAGACGTGAGTATAATAAGTGTATTTATTTGATGGGAAAAAGCGCAATGAACCATTACAGGAAAAAGGTTTTGAGTCCTTTTTCAAAACATTCCTCAACATGCATACACACTGACTTATGGGATAGAGTTACTGATCCGAAACCGGAAATTCTTCAGCTGATTAGAAACAGGTATCGTAGCGGCGTTACTTGA
- a CDS encoding HAD hydrolase family protein encodes MVRYFILDIDGCVTIPFQSPDWTAITRIRDLQQQSKYDEHVPALSLCTGRPLPYTEAVAQWLGIRNTIIFESGGGFYHPITNELTWSPHFSDEIRRKSLELRKWFQDDVLSRFPGVMLEFAKKTDVGMVHTDINEIRKVYDIAVEKIADGYPEFEAHYTEVSVNIIVKACNKASGLQFFADEHGVTADEIAYIGDSSGDTMALEWAGAPYAPANAIEEVRKRADVMNGKATRGVLEAYQQIIARNMKNMSGNNVPAQHKQNTASEDQ; translated from the coding sequence ATGGTACGATATTTTATTCTCGACATAGACGGATGCGTAACCATTCCGTTTCAAAGCCCCGACTGGACTGCCATCACACGAATTCGTGACCTGCAGCAGCAAAGCAAGTACGATGAACATGTCCCTGCGCTGAGTCTGTGTACCGGGCGGCCGTTGCCCTATACCGAAGCAGTGGCCCAGTGGCTCGGCATTCGCAATACTATCATCTTTGAAAGCGGAGGCGGATTCTACCATCCGATTACCAATGAGCTTACCTGGTCACCTCACTTCAGCGATGAGATCCGCCGGAAGTCCCTGGAACTGCGTAAATGGTTTCAGGATGATGTGCTGTCCCGGTTTCCCGGAGTGATGCTGGAATTCGCCAAGAAGACGGATGTCGGTATGGTGCACACAGACATCAATGAAATCAGGAAGGTGTATGACATCGCAGTGGAAAAAATCGCGGATGGGTATCCCGAATTCGAAGCACATTACACTGAAGTTTCGGTGAACATTATCGTTAAAGCGTGTAACAAAGCCTCGGGGTTGCAGTTTTTTGCAGATGAACACGGCGTCACGGCCGATGAGATTGCTTACATCGGAGATTCTTCAGGGGATACCATGGCACTGGAATGGGCTGGAGCACCCTACGCACCGGCTAATGCAATCGAAGAAGTCCGGAAACGGGCCGATGTGATGAACGGTAAAGCGACCCGGGGTGTGTTGGAGGCCTATCAACAGATCATCGCCCGCAATATGAAGAACATGTCCGGAAACAATGTCCCCGCTCAGCACAAGCAGAACACTGCCAGTGAGGATCAGTAA
- a CDS encoding DUF4175 family protein produces MSQHPDLTRIEAVFRSVHGVLRRRRRLTAGLAAISAAIGMLILFLIVEQAFYLPPLAKIVSWVAVAGAGAAAGWLLHQKLHLPGFQKFYRKTADETGMPGLRHALDIINSSNEGTSGLTDAAIQQNLQQITGQNPDERLNAYLHTHPVSRYFRWSLTISASSALIFLGAIFLFSDALYRSSTFWASYQPPIPYEFTITPGDTTIEQGSSFQVSVRFDGDVPEQVRMGIRSGQESESRLQGMTRGDDGSFVSRETDLFEDSEYFVDMDGFRSERKNVRVELLPRLQDFKVTTHPPEYTGMDSETHSYPFNRVETVKGSEISITTRKNKPLSSISLIAENSGDTLSVSPDTLMTAGLTAESDERFHFAMEDEYGLRNSNPFRFRLSVIEDQAPRVEILSPESRVEDFVGDMVPLLYEYEDDFGFTGSELNYRLHKAFVDKPVEGSIDLGVPENTSGMAEFDWDVSDMGLGPMDRLEYWVEVTDNNEISGYQTSRSSTHVIEIPSLASRFFEQDEKESDFEDRFSEVEQSHRRMQDDLEQLREEIRTNPDDEWEQSQMLEDISDQRSDIEQQLEDLKREFDELTRDMEQQDMMSDETVERYRELQQLMDEIDDPEILKLLEEMQENLGNFDQSQLREQIDNIEFSEEKYRERLERTLELFKSLRLDADLDRMSKLFEDLSQRESELSESEEYGPEQINQQEQIREQMKELSDKIEKMPESSPKRQQERIQEMSEEIGRQMEDLDQQLEQNIMDMQDDQADPSQMQQDQQDMSRQMDQMAQTMSGMRESMQQQTIDINMQALKYILESVILLSEEQEDVLRRTSDLTSNSPGFIEQARRQRNINGQFNMLTDSLYQVSAEIPQFSNKINDRKREIQRHMDRAVDYLIDRDRSRSTSQERLSLGGLNEIGTMVADLLDQLNDMSNGGGEGAMSMQQMMEQMQGMSEEQQQLNEQIQDFINDIAGERLTRDHMERLDQMARQQNQIREQMRELQRRGGLEGDRLMSEMERLSEEMEDAINDMRGGSTDDLMVERQHNILSRMLEVEESVHRRDEDEEERLGETAEDYDEQEIPEMTMEELREEIRSGAESSDFSRFRDDYQRLIERYFQLMEEQMDEPGIRSEN; encoded by the coding sequence ATGTCCCAACATCCCGATCTTACCAGAATTGAAGCCGTTTTTCGCTCTGTACACGGCGTACTTCGCAGACGGCGCCGGCTGACGGCAGGACTTGCTGCCATTTCAGCAGCCATCGGGATGCTCATCTTGTTCCTCATTGTTGAACAGGCCTTTTATCTGCCACCGCTGGCCAAAATTGTCAGCTGGGTTGCCGTTGCGGGTGCCGGTGCAGCTGCGGGATGGCTGCTGCATCAAAAACTGCACCTTCCCGGATTTCAGAAGTTTTACCGGAAGACAGCCGATGAGACAGGCATGCCCGGCCTTCGCCATGCCCTGGACATCATCAACAGCAGCAACGAAGGCACCTCCGGGCTGACTGATGCAGCTATTCAGCAAAATCTTCAGCAGATTACCGGACAGAATCCGGACGAACGGCTGAATGCATACCTGCACACCCACCCGGTCTCCCGATATTTCCGGTGGTCACTGACGATTTCAGCATCATCCGCCCTGATCTTTCTGGGTGCAATCTTTCTGTTCAGTGACGCACTTTACCGAAGCAGCACCTTCTGGGCCAGTTATCAGCCGCCCATACCCTACGAGTTTACCATTACTCCCGGCGATACCACCATCGAACAGGGTTCCTCATTCCAGGTTTCGGTTCGTTTTGACGGAGACGTGCCGGAGCAGGTGCGCATGGGAATCCGGTCCGGACAGGAAAGCGAATCCCGGCTCCAGGGCATGACCCGCGGCGATGACGGCAGCTTCGTTTCCAGGGAAACCGACCTTTTTGAAGACAGCGAATATTTTGTGGATATGGACGGGTTCCGCAGCGAGCGGAAAAACGTACGGGTCGAACTGCTTCCCCGTCTCCAGGATTTCAAAGTGACCACTCATCCGCCGGAGTACACCGGCATGGACAGTGAAACCCACTCCTATCCGTTTAACCGGGTTGAAACCGTCAAGGGATCCGAAATCAGCATAACCACGCGAAAAAACAAACCGCTTAGCAGTATTTCCCTCATTGCTGAAAACAGCGGGGATACTCTATCTGTCTCCCCCGATACGCTGATGACGGCCGGGCTCACAGCCGAATCAGATGAACGTTTTCATTTTGCCATGGAGGATGAATACGGACTGCGCAACAGCAACCCTTTCCGTTTCCGCCTGTCCGTGATTGAAGACCAGGCACCGCGCGTCGAGATCCTGAGCCCGGAATCACGAGTGGAAGATTTTGTCGGCGATATGGTGCCGCTGCTTTACGAATATGAAGATGACTTCGGTTTTACCGGATCGGAACTGAACTATCGCCTGCACAAGGCGTTTGTTGACAAGCCGGTTGAAGGCAGCATCGACCTTGGCGTACCTGAGAACACGAGCGGAATGGCTGAGTTCGACTGGGATGTCAGCGATATGGGACTTGGCCCCATGGACCGGCTGGAATACTGGGTAGAGGTAACCGACAACAACGAGATCAGCGGATACCAGACCTCGCGTTCATCAACCCACGTGATAGAGATACCGTCACTGGCTTCCCGGTTCTTTGAACAGGATGAAAAAGAGTCGGATTTCGAGGACCGGTTTTCTGAGGTTGAGCAATCACACCGGAGAATGCAGGATGACCTTGAGCAGCTGCGCGAGGAAATCCGGACCAATCCGGATGATGAGTGGGAGCAGTCCCAGATGCTTGAAGATATCAGTGATCAGCGCAGCGACATCGAACAGCAGCTGGAAGATCTCAAGCGCGAGTTTGATGAACTGACGAGGGATATGGAACAGCAGGACATGATGTCGGACGAAACGGTTGAGCGATACAGGGAGCTGCAGCAGCTGATGGATGAGATCGATGATCCGGAGATCCTGAAACTGCTTGAAGAGATGCAGGAAAACCTGGGCAATTTCGACCAAAGCCAGCTGCGTGAACAAATTGACAATATCGAGTTCAGCGAGGAAAAGTACCGGGAGCGACTCGAGCGAACCCTCGAGCTTTTCAAGTCGCTTCGTCTTGATGCGGATCTTGACCGGATGTCCAAACTTTTTGAGGATCTCAGCCAGCGAGAGTCAGAGCTATCGGAATCTGAGGAGTATGGCCCGGAGCAGATAAATCAGCAGGAGCAAATCCGCGAGCAGATGAAGGAGTTGTCAGACAAGATCGAGAAAATGCCCGAAAGCAGTCCGAAAAGGCAACAGGAGCGGATTCAGGAAATGAGCGAGGAAATCGGCCGGCAGATGGAAGATCTGGATCAGCAGCTGGAGCAGAATATCATGGACATGCAGGATGACCAGGCTGATCCGTCACAAATGCAGCAGGATCAGCAGGACATGAGCCGGCAAATGGACCAGATGGCCCAGACCATGTCCGGTATGAGGGAAAGCATGCAGCAGCAGACCATCGACATCAACATGCAGGCCCTGAAATACATACTGGAGTCTGTCATTCTGCTGTCTGAAGAGCAGGAAGATGTGCTCAGGCGGACATCCGACCTGACTTCCAACAGTCCGGGATTTATCGAGCAGGCCCGCCGGCAGCGCAACATCAACGGCCAGTTTAATATGCTCACGGATTCGCTGTATCAGGTTTCCGCTGAAATCCCCCAGTTTTCCAACAAAATCAATGACCGCAAACGGGAGATTCAGCGCCATATGGACAGAGCTGTCGATTATCTCATTGACCGTGACCGGTCAAGGTCGACGTCACAGGAACGCCTGTCACTTGGCGGCCTGAATGAGATTGGCACCATGGTTGCCGATCTGCTCGATCAGCTTAACGACATGAGCAACGGCGGCGGAGAAGGTGCCATGAGCATGCAGCAGATGATGGAGCAGATGCAGGGCATGTCTGAGGAACAGCAGCAGTTGAACGAACAGATTCAGGATTTCATCAATGATATTGCAGGCGAGCGGCTTACCAGGGATCACATGGAGCGTCTCGACCAGATGGCACGACAGCAGAATCAGATAAGAGAGCAAATGCGGGAACTTCAGCGGCGCGGTGGCCTGGAAGGTGACCGCCTGATGAGCGAAATGGAGCGCCTTTCCGAAGAAATGGAAGATGCCATCAATGATATGCGCGGCGGCTCCACGGATGACCTGATGGTCGAGAGGCAGCACAATATTCTGTCACGCATGCTTGAGGTCGAGGAGTCGGTACACCGGCGGGATGAAGATGAGGAGGAGCGTCTTGGTGAAACGGCAGAAGATTACGATGAACAGGAGATTCCTGAAATGACCATGGAGGAACTCAGGGAAGAGATCCGCTCAGGAGCAGAATCAAGCGATTTCTCCCGTTTCCGTGACGACTATCAGCGATTGATTGAACGCTACTTTCAACTGATGGAGGAACAGATGGATGAGCCCGGCATCAGGTCCGAAAACTGA
- a CDS encoding MBL fold metallo-hydrolase, protein MSQSSSPFGSFRLFTIETGHFRMDGGAMFGVVPKTLWSRYFDCDEKNRIRMTSRSLLVQSEASGRVYLIDSGTGHKFDKKFSKIYDLDFSKYSLARSLSEQGFTYSDVTDVIFTHLHFDHCGGAVSLDGENRPVMTFPNARHWVHKKQWENALSPNIRERASYLPENIGTLSESGMIREIDDDHVYEPGFKIRVVHGHSSGQQLPIISDGNRELIFAADLLPSTAHLPQAWVMAFDVRPLQTFEEKMEVFSGCIENETLIYLEHDPNNEIITLSEDPARPLISWSGTLDDL, encoded by the coding sequence ATGAGCCAAAGCTCTTCACCCTTCGGGAGTTTCCGACTGTTCACCATCGAGACCGGTCATTTTCGCATGGACGGAGGTGCCATGTTTGGTGTTGTACCCAAGACCCTGTGGTCCCGCTATTTTGATTGTGATGAAAAGAACCGCATCCGGATGACCTCGCGCAGCCTGCTTGTTCAGTCAGAAGCGAGCGGAAGGGTTTATCTGATTGATTCCGGAACAGGTCACAAGTTTGACAAAAAATTCTCGAAAATTTACGATCTGGATTTCTCGAAGTATTCCCTTGCCAGATCTTTGTCTGAACAGGGCTTCACCTATTCGGATGTAACAGATGTCATCTTCACTCACCTTCATTTCGATCACTGCGGTGGTGCCGTATCGCTTGACGGGGAAAATCGTCCTGTAATGACCTTCCCGAATGCGCGCCACTGGGTGCATAAAAAGCAGTGGGAGAATGCACTGAGCCCCAACATCAGGGAACGTGCAAGTTACCTTCCTGAAAATATCGGCACACTGTCTGAATCGGGCATGATCCGGGAAATTGATGATGATCATGTTTACGAGCCGGGGTTTAAGATACGGGTGGTACACGGACATTCATCCGGACAGCAGCTGCCGATCATTTCGGACGGGAACCGCGAGCTGATCTTTGCCGCCGACCTGCTGCCAAGCACGGCCCACCTGCCCCAGGCGTGGGTGATGGCATTTGATGTGCGTCCGCTTCAGACGTTCGAAGAAAAAATGGAAGTGTTTTCCGGATGCATTGAAAACGAAACACTTATCTATCTGGAACACGATCCGAATAATGAGATCATCACACTGTCCGAGGATCCGGCGCGGCCGCTGATTAGCTGGAGCGGGACTCTTGACGATCTTTAG
- a CDS encoding MerR family transcriptional regulator, producing the protein MKKLYYTIGETSRMTGVEPHVLRYWESLFNELSPSKNRAGKRVYKEDDIQLILTLKELIQQKKFSTAGAQKVLRDQKKQRSPEDKEDYGSLPVELTQDLSRVRVFLADLLKKI; encoded by the coding sequence ATGAAAAAACTCTACTACACCATTGGCGAAACTTCCCGGATGACCGGAGTGGAACCTCATGTACTCAGATACTGGGAGAGCCTTTTCAACGAATTGAGTCCCTCAAAAAACCGGGCCGGCAAACGTGTTTACAAGGAGGATGACATTCAGCTGATCCTGACTCTGAAGGAACTTATCCAGCAAAAAAAGTTTTCCACCGCCGGGGCACAGAAAGTTCTCAGAGACCAAAAGAAACAACGATCCCCTGAAGATAAGGAAGATTACGGGTCATTGCCTGTTGAATTGACACAGGATCTGAGCCGCGTGCGGGTTTTTCTGGCAGATTTGCTGAAAAAAATCTGA